In a genomic window of Festucalex cinctus isolate MCC-2025b chromosome 11, RoL_Fcin_1.0, whole genome shotgun sequence:
- the vgll3 gene encoding transcription cofactor vestigial-like protein 3: MSCLDVMYHQSYGAHLLPAEAYKSTYYNHHYQQQQQQQQQRRLSKMHNCSGQQQGGGREILSRDPGLRPAPGTESGCLSFRDLEVKDGTQPAGAEYLNSRCILFTYFQGDISDVVDEHFSRALSQSSRLHRDNKPIRMTQTSAGSWRDGDSLPEGQNSPAWNTTFPSPVSVSVHPEFSPSPISLNPADGGLWAGHVLSQASLQPLASLTDSWTYSLNSESASGYPNVHDVYHPHHHAHIHARHHHRPMFHSYPSHGSALESRFSPLLLPGVRNQSQSAGSSPHSESAKTEMDPSSCSPITASSVPWTPSPLHGSLELYDSAHETTKAKSSVWF; this comes from the exons atGAGCTGCCTGGATGTGATGTACCACCAAAGCTATGGAGCACACCTCCTTCCTGCAGAAGCCTACAAGTCCACATACTACAACCACCATtaccagcagcagcaacaacaacaacaacag AGGAGGTTGAGTAAGATGCACAACTGTTCAGGCCAGCAACAAGGTGGAGGACGAGAAATACTATCCAGAGATCCGGGTCTTCGTCCGGCTCCTGGAACCGAATCTGGATGTTTATCATTCCGTGATTTGGAAGTTAAAGATGGAACTCAACCAGCAGGAGCGGAGTACTTAAACTCCCGCTGTATATTGTTCACCTATTTCCAAGGGGACATCAGTGATGTGGTTGACGAACACTTTTCTCGAGCCCTCAGTCAGTCCTCAAGACTTCACAGGGACAACAAGCCGATCCGGATGACTCAGACGTCTGCCGGATCATGGAGAG atGGTGATTCACTCCCTGAGGGTCAAAACAGTCCAGCTTGGAACACCACCTTTCCATCCCCTGTCTCAGTGTCAGTCCACCCAGAATTCTCCCCAAGTCCTATATCCCTCAACCCCGCCGATGGAGGTCTATGGGCTGGTCACGTGCTCTCTCAGGCCAGCCTCCAACCCCTGGCGAGTCTCACAGACAGCTGGACCTACAGCCTTAACTCCGAAAGCGCAAGTGGCTACCCCAACGTTCACGATGTCTACCACCCTCACCACCACGCCCACATCCACGCTCGGCATCACCACCGACCTATGTTCCACTCGTACCCAAGCCACGGCTCAGCACTAGAGTCCAGGTTTAGTCCTCTTTTGCTCCCTGGAGTGAGGAACCAGAGCCAGTCAGCAGGGAGTTCTCCGCACAGCGAGAGTGCAAAGACAGAAATGGACCCCAGTAGTTGCAGCCCGATCACGGCGTCGTCCGTTCCCTGGACGCCTTCACCGCTCCATGGATCCTTGGAGTTGTATGACTCAG CTCATGAGACGACCAAAGCAAAGTCATCAGTATGGTTCTAA